The Lysobacterales bacterium genome has a segment encoding these proteins:
- a CDS encoding sigma-70 family RNA polymerase sigma factor, whose amino-acid sequence MDVAQGQTTVFLLQRARDGDAAAREALFARVLPLLRRWAHGRLPTCARDLNETNDLVQVTLVRAMNRLASFQAEGTGAFLAYLRHILLNAVKDEVRRSRRRGLREALDDHPVADPSAGVVERLVGAEDLARYEAALAALPERQQQLLILRVEFGMSFPEIAAETGSSPDAVRMMVNRALAMLAAEIGHGQDGQAD is encoded by the coding sequence ATGGACGTGGCGCAGGGGCAGACCACGGTTTTCCTGCTGCAGCGCGCGCGCGACGGCGACGCCGCCGCCCGCGAGGCGCTGTTCGCACGCGTGCTTCCCCTGCTGCGGCGCTGGGCGCACGGCCGCCTGCCGACCTGTGCGCGCGACCTCAACGAGACCAACGACCTGGTCCAGGTCACCCTGGTCCGGGCGATGAACCGCCTGGCGTCGTTCCAGGCCGAGGGCACGGGCGCCTTCCTCGCCTACCTCCGGCACATCCTGCTGAACGCCGTCAAGGACGAGGTCCGCCGCAGCCGGCGTCGGGGCCTGCGCGAGGCCCTGGACGACCATCCGGTCGCCGATCCGTCCGCCGGCGTCGTCGAACGGCTGGTCGGTGCCGAGGATCTGGCCCGATACGAGGCGGCGCTCGCCGCCTTGCCGGAACGACAGCAACAGCTGCTGATCCTGCGTGTCGAGTTCGGGATGAGCTTTCCCGAGATCGCCGCGGAGACCGGCAGCAGCCCCGACGCTGTTCGGATGATGGTCAACCGGGCGTTGGCGATGCTGGCTGCGGAGATCGGCCATGGGCAGGACGGACAGGCGGACTGA
- a CDS encoding protein kinase, whose translation MGRTDRRTETDPGDGRALVERIARAYREAGGDAAADAVPGASDRDLAGQRIGPWRLLARIGRGGMGEVYRAERADGGYQAQVAVKLLRAGIDGAALAQRFRRERQILARLEHPGIARLIDGGSSEDGLPYLAMELVDGTDLLSHARARRLDLATRLRLFIAVCDAVACAHRNLVVHRDLKPSNILVDESGRVRLLDFGIGKLLEHTGNEDATLTRTELLPMTVAYAAPEQILGEPVSTATDVYALGVLLHELLTGTRPHLREGRSLPALASAVDTEQPTLPSEALARSQAGAADRPGDRRLPRLLRGDLDTIVLTALRREPDRRYASAAALAEDLRRHLEGQPIRARPDSRAYRLAKFLRRHRLGVVAAALVLCALVTGVVLALSQAQQARVQAQRAEQAYQLLLSLYRDHDPLSRARLEQARPAQLLVEAAERAATQMAGDPAQLARTYTDLAELLANLGDLDRAEHLVQEALSLRRGQLPPGHPDLARSAMVAAHLARLRGRHQAAGALADEAAAALLEALGPDHPDSLRAQAMRVLPMLHAGGIDEAIALARGLVERQQALTGPAHVDTARRWQELAVALEHADRVQPALQAIEQARTALIAALGEGHPALFSIETTRGDLLRRLRDYQGAVTAYQRSLDLALGHLGPDHPLLAGVYARQADMLRRLGRLDEADRVLETAAALAGAADRIDQLAQILAFRGRVARAREDWPAAIELHRQGLAHARQAWGEEGAMTLNAGVALARTLAEAGDGDAANQVLQPLLPRLQAHNEGRHLDLAVAQFTQARIAELAGDLDDAVAWIARCRSTLAGIYGPDSPATLAAAMTEAELRIARGHDDDLARAGEDLAAVGALLEGYGEAGELSRYDLLWHQAALAARLGDAARRSSHLRQLAALPASGFAREQRHREAARLALGDD comes from the coding sequence ATGGGCAGGACGGACAGGCGGACTGAGACGGATCCGGGCGACGGCCGGGCGCTGGTCGAGCGCATCGCCCGTGCCTATCGCGAGGCCGGTGGCGACGCCGCCGCCGACGCGGTTCCTGGGGCGTCCGACCGCGACCTGGCCGGCCAGCGGATCGGACCCTGGCGCCTGCTGGCACGGATCGGCCGTGGCGGCATGGGCGAGGTCTACCGGGCAGAGCGGGCCGACGGGGGCTATCAGGCGCAGGTCGCCGTCAAGCTGCTGCGCGCCGGCATCGACGGCGCGGCGCTGGCGCAGCGCTTCCGGCGCGAGCGCCAGATCCTGGCCAGGCTCGAGCATCCCGGCATCGCGCGCCTGATCGACGGCGGCAGCAGCGAGGACGGCCTGCCGTACCTGGCCATGGAACTGGTCGACGGCACCGACCTGCTGAGCCACGCCCGCGCCCGGCGCCTGGACCTCGCCACCCGGCTGCGGCTGTTCATCGCCGTCTGCGACGCCGTGGCCTGCGCGCACCGGAACCTGGTCGTGCACCGCGACCTCAAGCCGTCGAACATCCTGGTCGACGAATCGGGCCGGGTGCGCCTGCTGGACTTCGGCATCGGCAAGCTGCTTGAACACACCGGCAACGAGGACGCCACGCTGACCCGCACCGAGTTGCTGCCGATGACCGTGGCCTATGCCGCACCCGAGCAGATCCTGGGCGAACCGGTGTCGACGGCGACCGACGTCTACGCCTTGGGCGTGCTGTTGCACGAGCTGCTGACAGGGACCCGTCCGCACCTGCGCGAGGGCCGCAGCCTGCCGGCGCTGGCCAGCGCCGTGGATACCGAGCAGCCGACCTTGCCCAGCGAGGCACTGGCGCGCAGCCAGGCCGGCGCGGCCGACCGCCCCGGCGATCGCCGCCTGCCGCGGCTGTTGCGCGGCGACCTGGACACCATCGTTCTGACCGCGCTGCGACGCGAACCGGACCGGCGCTACGCCTCCGCCGCCGCGCTGGCGGAGGACCTGCGTCGCCACCTGGAGGGGCAGCCGATCCGCGCCCGTCCGGACAGCCGTGCCTATCGGCTGGCCAAGTTCCTTCGGCGCCACCGCCTCGGCGTGGTTGCCGCCGCCCTGGTGCTCTGCGCCCTGGTCACCGGTGTCGTACTGGCCCTTTCGCAGGCGCAGCAGGCCCGCGTGCAGGCGCAGCGGGCGGAACAGGCCTACCAGTTGCTGCTGTCGCTGTACCGCGACCACGATCCGCTCAGTCGGGCCCGTCTGGAGCAGGCGCGACCGGCGCAACTTCTGGTCGAGGCCGCCGAACGCGCCGCCACGCAGATGGCGGGCGACCCGGCGCAGCTCGCACGTACCTACACCGACCTCGCCGAGCTGCTGGCCAATCTCGGCGACCTGGATCGCGCCGAGCACCTGGTCCAGGAAGCCTTGTCGCTGCGTCGGGGCCAGCTGCCGCCCGGGCATCCGGATCTGGCGCGTTCGGCGATGGTCGCCGCGCATCTGGCGCGCTTGCGCGGCCGCCATCAGGCAGCAGGCGCGCTTGCCGACGAGGCGGCCGCAGCCCTGCTCGAGGCACTGGGCCCCGACCACCCCGACAGCCTGCGCGCCCAGGCGATGCGGGTGCTGCCGATGCTGCACGCCGGCGGCATCGACGAGGCGATCGCCCTGGCCCGCGGCCTGGTCGAGCGCCAGCAGGCACTGACCGGTCCGGCCCACGTCGATACGGCGCGCCGCTGGCAGGAACTGGCGGTGGCACTGGAACACGCCGATCGCGTGCAACCGGCCCTGCAGGCCATCGAACAGGCCCGTACCGCGCTGATCGCCGCGCTGGGCGAAGGGCATCCGGCGCTGTTCTCCATCGAGACCACGCGCGGCGACCTGCTGCGCCGTCTGCGCGACTATCAGGGCGCGGTCACCGCCTACCAGCGATCGCTCGATCTCGCGCTCGGCCACCTCGGCCCCGACCATCCCCTGCTCGCCGGTGTCTACGCCCGCCAGGCCGACATGCTGCGCCGACTCGGCCGGCTGGATGAGGCCGACCGGGTGCTGGAGACCGCAGCGGCACTCGCGGGCGCCGCCGACCGCATCGACCAGCTGGCCCAGATCCTCGCCTTCCGGGGTCGCGTCGCACGTGCCCGCGAGGATTGGCCGGCGGCGATCGAACTGCATCGGCAAGGTCTGGCCCATGCCCGTCAGGCCTGGGGCGAGGAGGGTGCCATGACCCTCAATGCCGGCGTCGCCCTGGCCCGGACCCTGGCCGAGGCGGGCGACGGCGATGCCGCCAACCAGGTGTTGCAGCCGCTGCTGCCGCGCCTGCAGGCCCACAACGAGGGCCGCCATCTCGACCTGGCGGTGGCGCAGTTCACCCAGGCGCGGATCGCCGAGCTGGCCGGCGACCTGGATGACGCGGTGGCCTGGATCGCGCGCTGCCGGTCCACCCTGGCCGGCATCTATGGCCCCGACAGCCCGGCCACCCTGGCCGCGGCGATGACCGAGGCCGAGCTGCGCATTGCGCGCGGACACGACGACGACCTGGCCCGGGCCGGTGAGGATCTCGCGGCGGTGGGCGCCTTGCTGGAAGGCTATGGCGAAGCCGGGGAGCTCTCGCGCTACGACCTGCTGTGGCACCAGGCCGCGCTGGCCGCCCGGCTGGGCGATGCCGCACGCCGATCCTCGCACCTGCGCCAGCTTGCGGCGCTGCCGGCCTCGGGCTTCGCGCGCGAGCAGCGCCACAGGGAGGCGGCTCGCCTGGCGCTGGGCGACGACTGA
- the bioD gene encoding dethiobiotin synthase, producing the protein MSRGLFVTGTDTGIGKTVVTAALVRALRAEGMAAGAMKPVASGCAAGAEGLRNDDALALLSAAGLDLDHYDLVNPLALATPASPHIAAARERRRIALGPVLAAQRTLAARFDPLLVEGVGGWMVPLATPEQRDDGGDGWLLQADLVRALGLPVVLVVGLRLGGISHALLTARAVQADGCALLGWIANHLAPDWDQAGEMQATLEALLPAPLLGWVGYGGRPSPGIGGHLLAVLGAPPSG; encoded by the coding sequence GTGAGCCGGGGGCTGTTCGTCACCGGCACCGATACCGGCATCGGCAAGACCGTGGTCACCGCCGCCCTGGTGCGCGCGCTGCGCGCCGAGGGCATGGCCGCCGGCGCCATGAAGCCGGTCGCCAGCGGCTGCGCGGCCGGTGCCGAGGGCCTGCGCAACGACGACGCGTTGGCGCTGCTGTCGGCCGCGGGTCTGGACCTGGACCACTATGACCTGGTGAATCCGCTGGCCCTGGCGACACCGGCCTCGCCGCACATCGCGGCCGCGCGCGAGCGTCGCCGCATTGCCCTGGGGCCCGTGCTGGCCGCGCAGCGGACGCTGGCCGCGCGCTTCGATCCGCTGCTGGTCGAGGGCGTCGGCGGCTGGATGGTGCCGCTGGCGACCCCTGAGCAACGCGACGACGGCGGGGACGGCTGGCTGCTGCAGGCCGACCTGGTGCGCGCGCTGGGCCTGCCGGTGGTGCTGGTGGTCGGGTTGCGGCTGGGCGGCATCAGCCACGCCCTGCTCACCGCCCGCGCGGTGCAGGCGGACGGCTGCGCGCTGCTCGGCTGGATCGCCAACCACCTGGCGCCGGACTGGGACCAGGCCGGAGAGATGCAGGCCACGCTGGAGGCACTGCTGCCCGCACCGCTGCTGGGCTGGGTCGGGTACGGAGGCCGTCCCTCGCCCGGCATTGGCGGACACCTGCTGGCAGTCCTGGGGGCGCCGCCATCGGGCTGA
- a CDS encoding DUF1211 domain-containing protein → MRHRNADADAEVLPDGFRHRGREMTRLEAFVDAAFAFAVTLLVISIDAIPDSIDGLVDALKGIPAFATSFAMVALFWSAHARWSRRYGLDDATTTVLSLVLVFLVLIYVYPLKLLFGSFFASITGGWLPWPLARISSYDDIRFMFAVYALAFATLSLVLMALYGHAWRRRALLGLSTDEQALTAGHIAIFALFVAVGLLSLLASALVPERPSHWLGSLPGWLYFLLFLTGPAEVWARRRVLRRAGLP, encoded by the coding sequence ATGCGCCACCGCAACGCCGATGCCGATGCCGAAGTCCTGCCGGATGGCTTCCGCCACCGCGGCCGGGAGATGACGCGCCTGGAGGCCTTCGTGGACGCCGCCTTCGCCTTCGCGGTCACCCTGCTGGTGATCTCGATCGACGCCATCCCGGACAGCATCGACGGCCTGGTCGACGCGCTGAAGGGCATCCCGGCGTTCGCCACCAGCTTTGCCATGGTCGCGCTGTTCTGGTCGGCCCATGCCCGCTGGAGCCGGCGCTACGGACTGGACGACGCCACCACCACGGTGCTCAGCCTCGTGCTGGTGTTCCTGGTGCTGATCTATGTGTATCCGTTGAAGCTGCTGTTCGGTTCTTTCTTCGCCAGCATCACCGGCGGCTGGCTGCCCTGGCCGCTGGCGCGGATCTCGAGCTACGACGATATCCGCTTCATGTTCGCGGTCTATGCGCTGGCGTTCGCGACCCTGTCGCTGGTGTTGATGGCCCTGTACGGCCATGCCTGGCGTCGCCGCGCGCTGCTCGGGCTGTCGACCGACGAACAGGCCCTGACCGCCGGGCACATCGCCATCTTCGCGTTGTTCGTCGCCGTCGGCCTGCTCTCGCTGCTGGCCAGCGCGCTGGTTCCCGAGCGGCCCTCGCACTGGCTGGGCTCGTTGCCGGGCTGGCTCTATTTCCTGCTGTTCCTGACCGGCCCTGCCGAAGTCTGGGCACGGCGCCGGGTGCTGCGGCGGGCCGGTCTGCCGTGA
- a CDS encoding diguanylate cyclase — protein MTRPPLPTLATAGWPHGLLWLVLVLLSPAGAAASGWVMDFHVEGGVGCRDLDGAQALPEAAWRPRVAIPGTRTRVAGRVLWVRLQAQSPPPLPPTRLVLRWEHNARLFDWQDPTQARLQHEPGHAPGFTVVRLPQLRDVPLYLCLVAPAPRVEAFELMSPPQLQAAERAVVMWMSLLIGLVLAVSVLGVALNLRLREPMFGWYSLFSLSLLGFLLGGLGVLDGWLPTAVQASNLGYALTVALGGFSTAAGVHFSLRYTRIGESRPRVARILRGLAVWTLLSVALILLNVAPLALWPSVGHTVLVAHNLGIAAVILLLLPTVGLAAWQGQREARSFLLGWLPLMSLLVVSVLVTLGVLPTHLRPSPLWLLGGTALASLVLAWGLIDRARRDRMERDAATARARRDPLTGACSRAAVAPRLEAAGAGSVLLYLDIDHFKTINDRYGHAVGDRCLQRFARLCREQLRGVDVFARQGGEEFLALLPEITLPEALRVAERIRIAVAMAAGEEPVFTVSIGVARRGEGEPVSAWISRADQALYRAKAGGRDRVDVGD, from the coding sequence ATGACTCGACCTCCGCTGCCGACCCTCGCCACCGCCGGATGGCCGCATGGGCTGCTATGGCTGGTGCTGGTGCTGTTGAGCCCGGCCGGGGCGGCCGCGTCCGGCTGGGTCATGGATTTCCATGTCGAGGGTGGCGTCGGATGCCGGGACCTCGACGGGGCGCAGGCGCTGCCTGAGGCGGCCTGGCGCCCGCGGGTCGCGATTCCCGGCACACGGACGCGGGTGGCCGGACGCGTGCTCTGGGTGCGACTGCAGGCGCAGTCGCCGCCGCCGTTGCCACCGACGAGGCTGGTGCTGCGTTGGGAGCACAACGCCCGGCTGTTCGACTGGCAGGACCCGACGCAGGCCCGGCTCCAGCACGAGCCGGGGCATGCCCCGGGCTTCACCGTGGTGCGACTGCCGCAGCTGCGCGACGTGCCCCTGTACCTGTGTCTGGTCGCGCCGGCCCCGCGCGTCGAGGCCTTCGAGCTGATGTCGCCGCCACAGTTGCAGGCGGCCGAGCGCGCGGTGGTCATGTGGATGTCCTTGCTGATCGGGCTGGTGCTGGCGGTCAGCGTGCTGGGCGTTGCACTGAATCTGCGGCTGCGCGAGCCGATGTTCGGCTGGTATTCGCTGTTCTCGCTCAGCCTGCTCGGCTTCCTGCTCGGTGGGCTGGGCGTCCTGGACGGATGGCTGCCGACAGCCGTGCAGGCCTCGAACCTGGGATACGCCTTGACGGTCGCGCTCGGCGGCTTCAGCACCGCTGCGGGGGTGCACTTCTCGCTGCGCTATACCCGGATCGGGGAGTCGCGACCGCGGGTGGCCCGGATCCTGAGGGGGCTGGCAGTGTGGACCCTGTTGAGCGTCGCGCTGATCCTGCTCAACGTCGCTCCGCTGGCACTGTGGCCTTCGGTCGGACATACGGTTCTGGTGGCACACAACCTGGGGATTGCGGCGGTCATCCTGTTGTTGCTTCCGACCGTTGGCCTGGCGGCCTGGCAGGGCCAGCGCGAAGCCCGGAGCTTCCTGCTCGGCTGGTTGCCCCTGATGTCGCTGCTGGTGGTCTCGGTGCTGGTCACGCTGGGCGTGCTGCCCACCCACCTGCGGCCCTCGCCGCTGTGGCTGCTGGGGGGCACGGCACTGGCCAGCCTGGTGCTGGCCTGGGGCTTGATCGACCGGGCCCGCCGCGACCGGATGGAGCGTGACGCGGCCACCGCGCGCGCCCGGCGCGATCCGCTCACTGGCGCCTGCAGCCGGGCGGCCGTCGCACCGCGCCTGGAGGCTGCCGGAGCGGGCAGCGTGCTGCTCTACCTGGATATCGACCATTTCAAGACGATCAACGACCGCTACGGCCATGCCGTCGGCGATCGCTGCCTGCAGCGCTTCGCGCGGCTGTGCCGGGAACAGCTGCGCGGTGTGGATGTCTTCGCCCGCCAGGGTGGCGAGGAGTTTCTGGCCCTGCTGCCGGAGATCACGCTGCCGGAGGCGCTGCGCGTCGCCGAGCGCATTCGCATCGCGGTGGCCATGGCAGCCGGGGAGGAGCCTGTCTTCACGGTCAGCATCGGGGTGGCGCGACGCGGCGAGGGCGAGCCCGTATCGGCGTGGATATCGCGCGCCGACCAGGCGCTGTACCGCGCCAAGGCGGGTGGCCGGGATCGGGTCGACGTTGGCGACTGA
- a CDS encoding diguanylate cyclase, protein MNRQHAVLVVLLLLAFLGAGRAQAQAAGWTIEFHAAADLDCTSLDAAQQRAVWDAREADASGLAASRSLWMRLMPHAPGAPAVVVARKQIRSEWYDYRDPTRPRRSNVRIDPDGSAPGLQGLLLPEAGEWWAIGRPLYLCLHERLLTAKALHPSAITVLPAEQFRAAQHRSLASLAIAIGTMLAMAALALAFRVGLRERMFLDYSIYVVGFAAYALQITDVLAWLLPMDWREGPAPRLLANLAMLLMLHFGLRFTLSYTDVATAWPRLARRSLQLAWIASAAMLVSALAFLLGDGWSAIRRLADVGFNALVGLIIVMCTFAVISQALQGRREARIYLLGWLAPMVLLLASILRFLGITPDSLRPSPVFLAYAAALESLVLGWGIAERAHQYRRSRDEALHVAEHDALTGVLNRDALSPRLSSAMAHPGPSTLLYLDVDHFKSINDQHGHGVGDQVLRRLAERCRGELRGVDTLARLGGEEFVALLSGLRADEAQVVAERIRLAIEGDPAAVVPVTISIGVAVREAGESIDAWMQRADQALYAAKHAGRNRVVLAS, encoded by the coding sequence ATGAACCGGCAACACGCAGTGCTCGTTGTTCTCCTGCTGCTGGCCTTCCTGGGCGCCGGACGCGCGCAGGCCCAGGCCGCAGGGTGGACAATCGAGTTCCATGCCGCCGCGGATCTCGACTGCACCAGCCTCGACGCGGCGCAGCAGCGCGCCGTGTGGGACGCACGCGAGGCGGATGCGTCAGGCCTGGCCGCGTCCCGGAGCTTGTGGATGCGCTTGATGCCCCATGCCCCCGGGGCGCCGGCCGTCGTCGTCGCTCGCAAGCAGATCCGGTCGGAGTGGTACGACTATCGCGACCCGACCCGGCCGCGGCGCAGCAATGTGCGCATCGATCCGGACGGATCCGCGCCGGGCCTGCAGGGCCTGCTGCTTCCGGAAGCGGGAGAGTGGTGGGCGATCGGTCGTCCGTTGTACCTGTGCCTCCACGAGCGACTGCTGACCGCCAAGGCGCTGCATCCCTCCGCCATCACGGTGCTTCCGGCCGAGCAGTTCCGGGCGGCCCAGCACCGGAGCCTGGCCTCGCTGGCCATCGCGATCGGCACCATGCTGGCGATGGCGGCGCTCGCGCTCGCCTTCCGAGTGGGACTGCGCGAGCGCATGTTCCTGGACTACAGCATCTACGTGGTCGGCTTTGCCGCCTATGCCCTGCAGATCACCGATGTCCTGGCCTGGTTGCTGCCGATGGACTGGCGGGAGGGCCCGGCGCCACGTCTGCTGGCGAACCTGGCCATGCTGCTGATGCTGCACTTCGGCCTGCGCTTCACCCTGAGCTACACCGATGTGGCCACCGCCTGGCCACGCCTGGCCCGCCGCAGCCTCCAGCTCGCTTGGATCGCATCCGCCGCGATGCTGGTCAGTGCCCTGGCCTTCCTGCTGGGCGACGGCTGGAGCGCGATACGACGCCTGGCCGACGTCGGCTTCAACGCGCTGGTGGGCCTGATCATCGTGATGTGCACCTTCGCGGTGATCAGCCAGGCGCTGCAGGGACGTCGGGAAGCCCGCATCTACCTGCTGGGCTGGCTGGCGCCGATGGTTCTGCTGCTGGCTTCCATCCTGCGCTTCCTGGGCATCACGCCAGACTCCCTGCGGCCGTCTCCGGTGTTCCTTGCCTACGCCGCTGCGCTGGAGTCGCTGGTGCTGGGCTGGGGTATCGCCGAGCGCGCGCACCAGTATCGCCGGTCGCGGGACGAGGCCCTGCACGTCGCCGAACATGATGCGCTGACCGGCGTGCTGAATCGGGATGCGCTGAGCCCCCGGCTGAGCTCGGCGATGGCACATCCCGGGCCCTCGACGCTGCTGTATCTGGATGTCGACCACTTCAAGTCGATCAACGACCAGCACGGCCATGGCGTCGGCGACCAGGTCCTGCGGCGCCTGGCGGAGCGCTGCCGCGGGGAACTGCGCGGCGTGGACACCCTGGCCCGGTTGGGCGGCGAGGAATTCGTCGCCTTGCTGAGCGGCCTGCGCGCCGATGAGGCACAGGTCGTGGCCGAACGCATCCGCCTGGCGATCGAGGGCGATCCGGCGGCCGTGGTGCCGGTCACGATCAGCATCGGCGTCGCGGTACGCGAGGCGGGCGAGTCGATCGATGCCTGGATGCAGCGCGCCGACCAGGCGCTGTACGCCGCGAAGCATGCCGGTCGCAATCGGGTGGTGCTGGCATCATGA
- a CDS encoding GAF domain-containing protein, with protein sequence MFTATVPSGSKAEVYSALVEQARGLLAGEPDRIANAANFSALVFHGLPDLNWAGFYFHDGRELVVGPFQGLPACVRIPIGRGVCGTAAATGATQVVPDVHAFPGHIACDAASRSEIVVPLLRGDGSLLGVFDVDSPSPGRFDDEDRAGLEALCAVYLETIS encoded by the coding sequence ATGTTCACAGCAACCGTCCCCTCCGGCAGCAAGGCGGAGGTCTACAGTGCCCTGGTCGAGCAGGCCCGCGGCCTGCTGGCCGGCGAGCCGGACCGCATCGCCAATGCCGCCAACTTCTCGGCCCTGGTCTTCCACGGCCTGCCCGACCTGAACTGGGCGGGCTTCTACTTCCACGACGGCCGCGAACTGGTGGTCGGTCCGTTCCAGGGTCTGCCGGCCTGCGTGCGTATCCCGATCGGCCGGGGTGTGTGCGGCACCGCCGCGGCGACCGGCGCCACCCAGGTGGTCCCCGATGTGCACGCCTTTCCCGGGCACATCGCCTGCGATGCCGCCTCGCGCTCGGAAATCGTGGTGCCCCTGTTGCGCGGCGACGGCAGCCTGCTTGGGGTGTTCGACGTCGACTCGCCCTCGCCCGGCCGCTTCGACGACGAGGACCGCGCCGGCCTGGAGGCGCTGTGCGCGGTCTACCTGGAGACGATCTCATGA
- a CDS encoding TfoX/Sxy family protein produces MRNVGGKSAAWLRQVGIRTLADLQQHGAIGAFLKVRKAGFKPSLNLLYALAGALEDCHWQQLGTEKREALVAELHATEESLGIAGKPKWGGPPRPVTTIAGEDYDGPPPEDDEPSPLRFDD; encoded by the coding sequence ATGCGCAACGTCGGCGGCAAGTCGGCGGCCTGGCTGCGCCAGGTCGGCATCCGCACCCTGGCCGACCTGCAGCAGCATGGCGCGATCGGTGCCTTCCTCAAGGTCAGGAAGGCCGGCTTCAAGCCCAGCCTGAACCTGCTCTACGCCCTGGCTGGTGCGCTGGAGGACTGCCACTGGCAGCAGCTCGGCACCGAGAAGCGCGAGGCCCTGGTCGCCGAACTGCACGCCACCGAGGAATCCCTGGGCATCGCTGGCAAGCCGAAGTGGGGTGGCCCGCCGCGCCCGGTGACCACCATCGCCGGCGAGGACTACGATGGCCCGCCGCCGGAAGACGATGAGCCCAGTCCGCTGCGCTTCGACGATTGA